The proteins below are encoded in one region of Acidobacteriota bacterium:
- a CDS encoding molybdopterin-dependent oxidoreductase, whose product MRPPTAAALRSVEVSASSHCPRECRLRAVVEADRLIGLEAEEGAAPCPRCLDSARALEERRLSTPLRPRAARRLRDASHDLVPIPWSESLDRLARAFAQVGRGERRLVWIHAADRPRLSAAYAFRVGALAGDVVHLHHETDTQALALLAGDLVPRPMRLDAAAGLDGRVVAWGIDPLRSPAIFRRPLMRGEGSLVLVVDPRRSSSARRAGSHLALRPGTDGALALGLAAGLAERAGRNDARLAGWSTARAAEICRMDRSVLDAAVATLAGGRATLLVGAGLLGSGDPRHALEALVVLAETAGLRLLSPRRLRPPARDVPAPDPRGSVEEVSSGRLKDFLASTDPATDVVIVEGGDPLESWGGGPLLEGYLRRARFVVVLAAHRSPVCQHADLVLPVVSFLEHGDLEARHWGRVHRWGQAALPPAGESYSRQRIWAAVARRLQWPGQWLSASLEQLAEQMTTIVDPAAPVAVPTAAPIYRETGEGPLATPRLHRALPLHLVLCTDPEDGSGVAPGTRRVLLATEDARLRGIEEGDQVVVYNERGKVEGRAVIDPDQPCGVVVLAWWERGVVGDAPAVLLDPAVGRGPCLVEVDAPARKGEPSRTTP is encoded by the coding sequence ATGCGCCCGCCGACGGCCGCGGCCCTTCGTTCCGTCGAAGTGTCCGCCTCGTCCCACTGCCCGCGCGAATGCCGGCTCCGGGCGGTGGTGGAAGCCGACCGGCTGATCGGCCTCGAAGCCGAGGAAGGGGCCGCGCCCTGTCCGCGCTGCCTGGACAGCGCGCGGGCGCTGGAAGAGAGGAGGCTTTCGACCCCGCTCCGGCCCCGGGCCGCCCGTCGCCTGAGGGACGCCTCCCACGACCTGGTCCCGATTCCCTGGAGCGAATCCCTCGATCGCCTGGCCCGCGCCTTTGCCCAGGTGGGCCGGGGTGAGCGGCGCCTGGTGTGGATTCATGCCGCCGACCGTCCCCGCCTGTCGGCGGCCTATGCCTTTCGCGTCGGTGCGCTGGCCGGTGACGTGGTGCACCTGCATCACGAAACCGACACCCAGGCCCTGGCGCTCCTGGCCGGGGATCTGGTGCCCCGGCCGATGCGCCTGGACGCAGCCGCCGGCCTCGACGGCCGAGTCGTCGCCTGGGGGATCGATCCCCTGCGGTCACCGGCGATCTTCCGCCGGCCCCTGATGCGGGGAGAGGGCTCGCTGGTGCTGGTCGTCGATCCCCGGCGTTCGTCCTCGGCGCGGCGGGCCGGAAGTCACCTGGCGCTCCGTCCCGGGACGGATGGCGCCCTGGCCCTGGGGCTGGCGGCGGGCCTGGCCGAGCGGGCCGGGCGGAACGATGCGCGGCTGGCCGGGTGGTCGACGGCCCGGGCGGCCGAAATCTGCCGGATGGACAGGAGCGTCCTCGACGCGGCGGTGGCGACTCTCGCCGGGGGCCGGGCGACCCTGCTGGTGGGGGCCGGCCTGTTGGGTTCGGGCGATCCCCGCCATGCTCTCGAAGCTCTGGTGGTGCTCGCCGAGACGGCCGGTCTGCGGCTGCTGTCACCCCGGCGCTTGCGTCCTCCGGCGCGGGATGTGCCGGCGCCCGATCCCCGGGGATCGGTGGAGGAGGTCTCTTCCGGCCGACTCAAGGACTTCCTGGCTTCCACCGATCCCGCGACCGACGTGGTGATCGTCGAGGGGGGGGATCCCCTGGAAAGCTGGGGCGGGGGACCGCTGCTCGAGGGTTACCTGCGCCGCGCGCGCTTCGTGGTGGTGCTTGCCGCTCATCGCAGCCCGGTCTGCCAGCACGCCGACCTGGTGCTTCCCGTGGTGAGTTTCCTCGAGCACGGCGACCTGGAAGCCCGGCACTGGGGGCGAGTCCACCGCTGGGGGCAGGCCGCGTTGCCGCCCGCCGGGGAGAGCTACTCGCGGCAGCGGATCTGGGCCGCTGTCGCCCGGCGCCTGCAGTGGCCCGGACAGTGGCTGTCCGCTTCTCTCGAGCAACTCGCCGAGCAAATGACGACCATCGTCGATCCCGCGGCTCCGGTGGCGGTGCCCACGGCTGCGCCGATCTACCGCGAGACGGGGGAAGGGCCTCTCGCCACGCCCCGGCTCCACCGGGCCCTGCCGCTGCATCTGGTGCTCTGCACCGATCCCGAGGACGGCTCCGGCGTCGCCCCCGGTACGCGCCGCGTCCTGCTGGCGACGGAAGACGCCCGCCTGCGAGGTATCGAGGAGGGGGACCAGGTGGTCGTGTACAACGAGCGGGGAAAGGTCGAGGGCCGGGCCGTCATCGACCCCGACCAGCCCTGTGGGGTGGTGGTGCTGGCCTGGTGGGAGCGGGGGGTGGTCGGCGACGCTCCGGCCGTGTTGCTGGACCCGGCCGTGGGGCGTGGGCCCTGCCTGGTCGAGGTCGACGCTCCCGCCCGAAAGGGCGAGCCGTCCCGCACCACGCCGTGA
- the fusA gene encoding elongation factor G — translation MLLKPLEKVRNIGIIAHIDAGKTTTTERFLYYAGLTHKIGEVHHGEATMDFRADERERGITISSAATSFLWNDHQINLIDTPGHVDFTAEVERSLRVLDGAVVIFSGVEGVEPQSETVWRQADTYGVPRIAFVNKMDRVGADHERVLEQIQQVLGAHARFVNLPRGVEGDLDGVVDLLEMSWLVFDAKTRGRELESRAIPESMVEPARAARESLVEAVAEVVDSLADKYLGEEEITNAELKAAIRQATLAGDFVPVLCGASLKDLGIRPILDAVCDYLPSPCQRPPARGVDPATGEPAERAPSLDEPFSALVFKVVADPNKDLFWLRVYSGSLSTEQRAYNPRSGARLRLRRLLRLHADKQEAVEQVACGDIVAAVGLKDVVTGDTLCDPEAPISYEEIHFPETVVSVAVEARTSADRDRLIELVERLKREDPTFRSHVDEETGQLILSGMGELHLEVIRNRMERDFRVAARFGRPRVSFRETVAEPVCGEGVFDNRIGETQVYARAELQVEPRQRPPGDRTLVPVEVDLGSATLGMSPSQVHELEQTLLSGCGAGGAFGYPVVDVRVRLTRLEVGEAADPGVPAGAAVSMALRHAFQSSRMVVLEPIMRLEVRVPEDFLGAVVKDLGSRRAEIRETAIQGTLTVVRGFVPLAEMFGYSTHVRSLTQGRGSFSLEPFDYRPVPENIVERDHNLF, via the coding sequence ATGCTGCTCAAACCGCTGGAAAAGGTCCGCAATATCGGGATCATCGCGCATATCGACGCGGGGAAGACGACGACGACCGAGCGTTTTCTCTACTATGCCGGACTGACCCACAAGATCGGCGAGGTGCACCACGGGGAAGCCACGATGGACTTCCGCGCGGACGAGCGGGAGCGGGGCATCACCATTTCTTCCGCCGCGACTTCCTTCCTGTGGAACGATCATCAGATCAACCTGATCGACACGCCCGGTCACGTGGATTTCACCGCGGAGGTGGAGCGCAGTCTGCGGGTGCTCGACGGCGCGGTGGTGATTTTCTCGGGCGTCGAGGGGGTCGAGCCCCAGAGCGAGACGGTCTGGCGCCAGGCCGACACCTACGGCGTGCCCCGAATCGCCTTCGTCAACAAGATGGACCGGGTCGGTGCGGACCATGAACGGGTGCTGGAGCAGATTCAGCAGGTGCTCGGAGCCCATGCGCGCTTCGTCAATCTGCCCCGGGGTGTCGAGGGCGACCTCGACGGTGTCGTCGACCTGCTGGAGATGAGCTGGCTGGTCTTCGACGCCAAGACCCGCGGCCGCGAACTGGAATCGAGGGCGATTCCCGAGTCGATGGTGGAGCCGGCCCGGGCCGCCCGGGAGAGCCTGGTTGAAGCGGTGGCGGAGGTGGTCGATTCCCTGGCCGACAAGTACCTCGGCGAGGAGGAAATCACCAACGCCGAACTCAAGGCGGCGATTCGGCAGGCGACCCTGGCCGGGGATTTCGTGCCGGTGCTCTGTGGGGCCTCGCTCAAGGACCTGGGCATCCGGCCCATCCTCGACGCGGTCTGTGACTACTTGCCCTCGCCCTGCCAGCGCCCTCCCGCCCGGGGCGTGGATCCTGCCACCGGGGAACCCGCCGAAAGGGCTCCATCGCTGGACGAGCCGTTTTCGGCACTGGTCTTCAAGGTCGTCGCCGACCCGAACAAGGACCTGTTCTGGCTGCGCGTCTACTCCGGTTCGCTGAGTACCGAACAACGGGCCTACAACCCCCGCAGCGGTGCGCGGCTGCGCCTGCGGCGACTGCTGCGGCTCCATGCCGACAAGCAGGAGGCCGTCGAGCAGGTGGCCTGCGGTGACATCGTCGCCGCGGTGGGTCTCAAAGACGTGGTCACCGGCGACACTCTCTGCGATCCCGAGGCGCCGATCAGTTACGAGGAAATTCACTTCCCCGAAACCGTCGTCTCGGTGGCCGTGGAGGCCCGCACCTCGGCCGATCGGGACCGCCTGATCGAACTGGTCGAACGTCTGAAGCGGGAGGATCCGACCTTCCGTTCCCACGTGGACGAGGAGACGGGCCAACTGATCCTCTCGGGCATGGGCGAACTGCACCTCGAGGTGATTCGCAATCGCATGGAACGCGATTTTCGCGTGGCCGCTCGCTTCGGCCGGCCGCGTGTGTCGTTCCGGGAGACGGTGGCCGAGCCGGTCTGCGGCGAGGGGGTGTTCGACAACCGCATCGGGGAGACCCAGGTCTACGCGAGGGCGGAGTTGCAGGTCGAACCTCGTCAGCGCCCTCCCGGTGATCGCACCCTGGTTCCCGTGGAGGTGGATCTCGGCTCGGCGACGTTGGGCATGAGCCCGAGCCAGGTCCACGAACTCGAGCAGACCTTGCTCAGCGGTTGCGGGGCCGGCGGCGCCTTCGGCTACCCGGTGGTGGACGTGCGGGTGCGCCTGACCCGCCTCGAAGTGGGCGAGGCCGCCGACCCCGGCGTCCCGGCCGGCGCCGCGGTTTCCATGGCCCTGCGCCATGCCTTCCAGTCTTCGCGGATGGTGGTGCTCGAGCCCATCATGCGGCTCGAGGTCCGGGTGCCGGAGGATTTCCTGGGAGCCGTGGTCAAGGACCTCGGTTCGCGACGGGCGGAGATCCGCGAGACGGCCATTCAGGGCACCCTGACCGTTGTTCGGGGTTTCGTGCCCCTGGCCGAAATGTTCGGCTACTCGACCCACGTCCGGAGCCTGACCCAGGGGCGTGGCAGCTTCTCTCTCGAGCCCTTCGACTACCGGCCGGTGCCCGAAAACATCGTCGAGCGGGACCACAACCTTTTCTAG
- the lon gene encoding endopeptidase La, translating into MGESRIDGVFEDEQDSGAGDPQQPSSEVRREIIGILPLRNSVLFPYAVMPISVGRRKTLALIENALEKDVAIAVVSQKEAAVDDPEPEDLYSIGTKARILKAIRVGGGNINLIIQGLGRVRVERFIEQEPFLAAEVVHLPAIRDRGLEVEALARNLALQFRKLVEIHPNLSGDISELTLPEDDPDRLADLVASVLPVPVADKMELLPVLSLRDRLERITHRVVRETQVTELGSQIQSRVMDEVGKTQRQFYLREQMKAIQRELGEGDDRTREVEEFRKRIEEAGLPEEAREIAEKELDRLAGMSPASAEYTVARTYLDWLASLPWSHATEDKIDLARTREILDGDHYDLEKVKDRILEYLAVRKRKPDLKGPILCFVGPPGTGKTSLGRSIAESMGRTFVRASLGGVRDEAEIRGHRRTYVGALPGRIIQGLKRAGTHNPVFVLDEIDKLGADFRGDPSSALLEVLDPEQNNQFSDHYLEVAFDLSQVFFICTANVLDTIPPALRDRMEVLSLPGYTEEEKLEIARRHLIPRQVEANGLSLEEIAFTDAAIARIIADYTREAGLRNLERELASLCRKVARALVEDEKHPVPVKVDADDVPTYLGPPRYYRELVERADVPGVAIGLAWTQAGGDILFIEATRMPGKGKLTITGRLGEVMRESAQAAMAWIRTHADEFGIEAETFEKSEIHVHVPAGAIPKDGPSAGVTIAVALISLLTGQSVEPLLAMTGEITLRGKVLPVGGIKEKVLAARRAGVTRILLPSHNEKDLEDIQPELREQIRFDFVEDLGAVIQHAFGAVPQVPRKKE; encoded by the coding sequence ATGGGCGAATCCAGGATCGACGGCGTCTTCGAAGACGAGCAGGACTCCGGAGCGGGCGATCCTCAGCAGCCCTCCTCCGAGGTTCGCCGGGAGATCATCGGCATCCTGCCGCTGCGGAACAGCGTGCTGTTTCCCTATGCCGTGATGCCGATCTCCGTCGGGCGGCGCAAGACCCTGGCCCTGATCGAAAACGCCCTCGAGAAGGACGTGGCGATCGCCGTGGTCAGTCAGAAGGAAGCCGCGGTCGACGATCCCGAGCCGGAGGACCTCTACTCGATCGGCACCAAGGCCCGCATTCTCAAGGCGATTCGAGTCGGCGGCGGCAATATCAACCTGATCATCCAGGGGCTCGGGCGGGTGCGTGTCGAGCGCTTCATCGAACAGGAGCCCTTCCTCGCCGCGGAGGTCGTCCACCTGCCCGCCATCCGTGACCGCGGCCTGGAAGTCGAAGCCCTGGCGCGCAATCTGGCGCTGCAATTCCGCAAGTTGGTCGAGATTCATCCCAACCTCTCCGGTGACATCTCCGAGCTGACCCTGCCCGAGGACGATCCGGACCGCCTGGCGGACCTGGTGGCTTCCGTGCTGCCCGTACCGGTGGCGGACAAGATGGAACTTCTGCCCGTGCTCTCCCTGCGTGATCGCCTGGAGCGGATCACCCACCGGGTGGTGCGTGAGACCCAGGTCACTGAATTGGGCAGCCAGATTCAGAGCCGGGTGATGGACGAAGTGGGCAAGACCCAGCGGCAGTTCTACCTGCGCGAGCAGATGAAGGCGATCCAGCGGGAGCTGGGTGAGGGTGACGATCGAACCCGCGAAGTGGAGGAATTCCGCAAGCGGATCGAAGAGGCCGGGCTTCCCGAAGAAGCCCGGGAAATCGCCGAGAAAGAACTCGACCGACTGGCCGGTATGTCCCCCGCATCCGCCGAGTACACCGTGGCGCGGACCTACCTGGACTGGTTGGCCAGTCTGCCCTGGTCCCATGCGACCGAGGACAAGATCGACCTGGCCCGCACCCGGGAGATTCTCGACGGCGATCACTACGACCTGGAGAAGGTCAAGGACCGCATCCTCGAATACCTGGCGGTGCGCAAGCGCAAACCGGATCTCAAGGGGCCGATCCTCTGCTTCGTCGGCCCTCCCGGCACGGGCAAGACATCCCTCGGCCGCTCGATCGCCGAATCGATGGGGCGTACGTTCGTGCGCGCTTCGCTGGGCGGTGTGCGGGACGAAGCCGAGATTCGCGGCCACCGTCGGACTTACGTGGGCGCTCTGCCCGGACGCATCATCCAGGGGCTCAAGCGGGCCGGGACCCACAACCCGGTCTTCGTTCTCGACGAGATCGACAAGCTGGGGGCCGACTTCCGCGGTGATCCCTCGAGCGCCCTGCTCGAGGTGCTCGACCCCGAGCAGAACAACCAGTTCTCGGATCACTACCTGGAGGTGGCCTTCGATCTCAGTCAGGTCTTCTTCATCTGCACGGCCAACGTGCTCGACACCATTCCCCCGGCCTTGCGGGACCGGATGGAGGTGCTCTCCCTGCCCGGCTACACCGAGGAGGAGAAACTCGAGATCGCCCGGAGGCACCTGATCCCGCGCCAGGTGGAGGCCAACGGGTTGAGTCTCGAGGAGATCGCATTCACCGACGCCGCCATCGCACGGATCATCGCCGACTACACCCGGGAAGCCGGTCTGCGCAACCTGGAGCGGGAACTGGCCAGCCTCTGCCGCAAGGTCGCCCGGGCCCTGGTGGAAGACGAGAAGCACCCGGTACCGGTGAAGGTGGATGCCGACGACGTCCCCACCTATCTCGGTCCGCCCCGCTATTACCGGGAACTGGTCGAGCGAGCCGACGTGCCCGGAGTGGCCATCGGGCTGGCCTGGACCCAGGCCGGGGGTGACATTCTCTTCATCGAAGCCACGCGCATGCCGGGCAAGGGCAAGCTGACGATCACCGGACGCCTGGGCGAGGTGATGCGGGAGTCGGCCCAGGCCGCCATGGCCTGGATCCGCACCCACGCCGACGAATTCGGCATCGAGGCGGAGACCTTCGAGAAGAGCGAGATCCACGTTCACGTGCCGGCGGGAGCGATTCCCAAGGACGGACCCTCGGCGGGCGTGACCATCGCTGTGGCGCTGATCTCCCTGCTCACCGGGCAGAGCGTCGAGCCACTGCTGGCGATGACGGGAGAGATCACCCTGCGCGGCAAGGTGCTCCCGGTGGGCGGCATCAAGGAGAAGGTCCTCGCCGCCCGCCGGGCCGGTGTCACGCGCATCCTGCTACCGAGCCACAACGAGAAGGACCTGGAGGATATCCAGCCCGAGCTGCGAGAGCAGATCCGCTTCGATTTCGTCGAAGATCTCGGCGCCGTGATCCAGCATGCCTTCGGTGCCGTCCCGCAGGTTCCCCGGAAGAAGGAATAA
- a CDS encoding heavy metal-responsive transcriptional regulator, with product MEPTRPTWLRVGEVARRAGVHLQTLRYYERRGLLPAPPRTEAGYRAYPPGAVDRVRLIKRAQGLGFTLQEIGELLALRAAPGACCADVRRRAEAKLQVIDEKIRTLEAMRSALGGLIAACADQEGPASECPILDAMEPERS from the coding sequence ATGGAACCGACCCGTCCAACCTGGCTGCGCGTGGGCGAGGTGGCCCGCCGCGCGGGCGTGCATCTCCAGACCCTGCGCTACTACGAGCGGCGAGGCCTGCTTCCCGCTCCGCCCCGCACCGAGGCAGGCTACCGGGCCTACCCGCCCGGCGCGGTGGACCGGGTGCGCCTGATCAAACGGGCCCAGGGACTCGGATTCACCCTCCAGGAGATCGGCGAGTTGCTCGCCCTGCGGGCGGCGCCAGGTGCCTGTTGCGCTGACGTCCGCCGGCGAGCCGAAGCCAAGTTGCAGGTCATCGACGAGAAGATCCGTACCCTCGAGGCGATGCGCTCAGCCCTCGGTGGCTTGATCGCCGCGTGCGCCGACCAGGAGGGGCCGGCCAGCGAGTGCCCGATCCTGGATGCCATGGAGCCTGAACGGTCGTGA
- a CDS encoding thioredoxin family protein: MSEKRRIEIFSAGCQACDQAVDRVRRLACPSCEVDVLNMRDPLVAARAARLGVRSVPAVVVDGKLADDCSGRGPDEASLRAAGVGQPR; this comes from the coding sequence TTGAGCGAAAAACGGAGAATCGAGATTTTCAGCGCCGGGTGCCAGGCCTGCGATCAGGCTGTGGACCGGGTTCGGCGCCTGGCTTGCCCTTCCTGCGAGGTCGACGTGCTGAACATGCGCGACCCCTTGGTCGCTGCGCGGGCGGCCCGGCTCGGGGTCCGCAGCGTTCCCGCGGTCGTCGTGGACGGCAAGCTGGCCGATGACTGTTCGGGGCGCGGTCCCGACGAGGCTTCCCTGCGCGCCGCCGGGGTGGGGCAACCCCGCTGA
- a CDS encoding carboxypeptidase-like regulatory domain-containing protein: MHRQLKWDMVRRIVAGVVMVGLALGPQVTVSMAAGPAGNVVIRGVVFSGETQEPVLGARVYAVHLDTKQVFSSAPSTATGEYQLTGLPYGYYDLAVETPDGLYLANRVINAPAGEKVEMSMLLGSPQPEDTEWWSAEPDRRIPGLDRVPDGVSRIIEGIPRKSALAAIASGKAAAGGAAAAGTGVSTAAVAAGTASWLIPVLAAGGLAALAVVADDDDDSAKDQGGSPFE, encoded by the coding sequence ATGCATAGGCAGCTGAAGTGGGATATGGTGCGGCGCATCGTAGCAGGGGTGGTGATGGTTGGCTTGGCCTTGGGTCCCCAGGTCACGGTCTCCATGGCCGCGGGCCCTGCGGGTAACGTAGTCATCCGGGGAGTGGTCTTCTCCGGCGAGACCCAGGAACCGGTATTGGGCGCTCGCGTCTACGCGGTTCACCTGGACACCAAGCAGGTCTTTTCCTCGGCCCCATCCACAGCCACGGGAGAGTACCAGCTCACCGGACTGCCCTACGGCTACTACGATCTGGCCGTGGAAACGCCCGATGGGCTCTACCTGGCCAACCGGGTGATCAACGCTCCCGCCGGTGAGAAAGTCGAAATGTCAATGCTTCTCGGCTCGCCGCAGCCGGAAGACACCGAGTGGTGGTCCGCCGAGCCCGATCGCAGGATTCCCGGACTCGACCGGGTTCCCGACGGCGTCTCCCGAATCATCGAGGGGATTCCGCGCAAGTCGGCCCTGGCCGCCATCGCCTCCGGCAAGGCGGCGGCCGGTGGCGCCGCGGCGGCCGGAACGGGTGTTTCCACGGCGGCCGTGGCGGCTGGAACGGCCAGTTGGCTGATCCCCGTGCTCGCCGCCGGCGGTCTGGCTGCCCTCGCCGTGGTGGCTGACGACGACGACGACTCGGCCAAGGATCAGGGCGGCAGCCCCTTCGAATAA